The ANME-2 cluster archaeon genome window below encodes:
- a CDS encoding methanogenesis marker 17 protein: MEDDEKIIVEAPGEEVGAEVYMRVISDVLSDLALGRVIEKVRVYVDVTEPVFIFVALRHIGIASVHLKDFADLEIGDYGKHQVLIKLNKEAYIPQLLEKLWERYGRGNITHEERTLIVVETPDYMDEVDILSEMIIDEKAGEISDRIVDAMLRIIPEGFRVRYHQMTKQYILFVASEDAIKQEWKDRAQTMLGTLLGGVSSNA; this comes from the coding sequence ATGGAAGACGACGAGAAGATCATCGTGGAAGCGCCCGGTGAAGAGGTGGGGGCGGAAGTGTACATGAGGGTTATCTCTGATGTGCTGTCTGACCTTGCACTTGGCAGGGTTATCGAAAAGGTCAGGGTGTATGTCGACGTGACAGAGCCAGTGTTCATTTTTGTAGCATTGCGGCATATCGGAATTGCTTCTGTGCACCTTAAGGATTTTGCGGACCTGGAAATAGGGGACTACGGAAAACATCAGGTTCTTATTAAACTTAATAAAGAGGCATATATTCCACAGTTGCTTGAGAAATTGTGGGAACGCTACGGCAGGGGCAATATCACCCATGAAGAGCGTACCCTTATTGTGGTGGAAACTCCTGATTATATGGATGAAGTGGATATATTAAGTGAAATGATCATTGATGAAAAAGCAGGAGAGATCAGTGACAGGATAGTTGATGCCATGTTGAGGATAATTCCTGAAGGGTTCAGGGTCAGGTATCACCAGATGACAAAACAATATATTCTTTTTGTAGCTTCGGAAGATGCTATAAAACAGGAGTGGAAAGACAGGGCACAGACCATGCTTGGTACGTTACTCGGTGGGGTGTCATCCAATGCTTGA
- a CDS encoding methanogenesis marker 7 protein: protein MLEPMMYEGGVYKHNLLVELVEDLGGYILQKNIMQTEIVMIMLVPMKDIHLVEDMTKKLLGELTRAPLSGAEIAVVAPTLAYHHLPHLDCDIAEFLRRKGAKTNMIGLSRGVGSRICQINAYERDLINEHDIAVYIFGNFKHCITESKPRLFEGIEIPIVVTGAPDIAPDGVKNAEVYVSMLGRVAHRMRKGDEMHAMDRVVAEVGKILDTLREDIGKDQQSVMPPRVKKEIEDQVPEIKKVLSPLPITLRLKGLKVKLDYDEFREKIGEVSFVEGLKLKDIADIRRSNMKNFILVDIKPKSETGYVI from the coding sequence ATGCTTGAACCTATGATGTACGAGGGCGGGGTCTACAAGCATAACCTACTTGTGGAACTGGTCGAGGACCTGGGAGGTTATATTCTCCAGAAGAATATCATGCAGACCGAAATCGTTATGATCATGCTGGTACCGATGAAGGATATCCATCTGGTTGAGGATATGACCAAAAAGCTGCTGGGTGAGTTGACCAGGGCACCGCTCTCGGGCGCTGAGATAGCTGTGGTGGCTCCTACGCTGGCCTATCATCACCTTCCGCATCTTGACTGTGATATTGCCGAGTTCTTGCGCCGTAAAGGGGCGAAGACCAACATGATAGGCCTGAGCAGGGGTGTCGGTTCACGGATATGCCAGATAAACGCTTATGAACGGGACCTTATCAATGAGCATGATATAGCTGTGTATATCTTTGGGAATTTTAAGCATTGCATTACAGAGTCGAAGCCGAGATTGTTTGAAGGAATTGAGATACCCATAGTGGTGACCGGTGCTCCCGATATAGCTCCTGACGGGGTGAAAAATGCTGAAGTGTATGTGAGCATGCTGGGAAGGGTAGCTCACCGCATGCGAAAGGGGGATGAGATGCATGCCATGGACCGGGTGGTGGCTGAAGTCGGCAAGATCCTGGATACCCTGCGGGAAGATATTGGCAAGGACCAGCAGTCTGTGATGCCGCCCAGGGTGAAGAAAGAGATCGAGGACCAGGTGCCTGAAATTAAGAAGGTGTTGTCTCCGCTGCCGATCACGTTGAGGTTGAAGGGGCTAAAGGTGAAGCTGGATTACGATGAGTTCCGTGAGAAGATAGGCGAAGTGTCTTTTGTGGAAGGCCTGAAGCTGAAGGATATCGCTGATATCAGGCGCAGTAATATGAAGAATTTTATTCTGGTGGATATCAAGCCGAAGAGTGAAACGGGGTATGTGATTTAG
- the htpX gene encoding zinc metalloprotease HtpX: MRKWNTDWGLQGRMLFTMFLLAAVYLFFLAFLSYQGAGMNVMIIFIGGFMFIQYFLSDKLVLMSMGAKVVSESEEPQLHEMISRLCAMADIHKPRVAVVNSSVPNAFATGRSPKNAVVAVTTGIMKTLTSSELEAVIAHELSHIKNRDVMVMTIASFLSTVAFFLVRYLLFFGGGRDRQSGGIMGVWLVSILVWVISLLLIRTLSRYREFSADRGSALITGAPSHLASALMKISGIMPRIPTDDLRKVEGMNAFFIIPALSGSSIMHLFSTHPSVEKRIAALEKLETELEM, encoded by the coding sequence ATGAGAAAATGGAATACGGACTGGGGATTACAGGGCAGGATGCTGTTCACCATGTTCCTGCTCGCGGCAGTGTACTTGTTCTTCCTGGCATTTTTATCGTACCAGGGTGCAGGGATGAATGTCATGATCATCTTTATTGGAGGATTCATGTTCATCCAGTATTTCCTGTCAGATAAACTGGTCCTTATGAGCATGGGGGCTAAGGTAGTATCTGAAAGTGAAGAGCCACAGCTTCATGAAATGATCTCACGGCTATGCGCCATGGCAGACATCCACAAACCAAGAGTGGCTGTGGTCAACAGCTCGGTTCCCAATGCTTTTGCAACGGGCCGGAGTCCAAAGAATGCTGTAGTAGCTGTAACTACCGGTATCATGAAAACCCTGACTTCCAGTGAACTGGAAGCAGTTATTGCCCATGAACTGAGCCATATAAAGAACCGGGACGTTATGGTAATGACCATTGCCAGTTTCCTCTCGACAGTGGCGTTCTTCCTTGTGCGGTACCTCCTGTTCTTCGGAGGGGGCAGAGACAGGCAGTCCGGCGGCATCATGGGGGTATGGCTGGTATCCATATTAGTCTGGGTCATCAGTCTCCTGCTTATCAGGACCCTTTCCCGGTACCGTGAATTCTCGGCAGACAGAGGGTCGGCCCTTATCACGGGAGCACCTTCTCATCTGGCATCTGCCCTCATGAAAATAAGCGGTATCATGCCCAGGATACCAACTGACGACCTGAGAAAAGTGGAGGGCATGAACGCTTTCTTCATTATCCCTGCACTATCGGGTTCATCCATTATGCACCTGTTCTCGACTCATCCGTCAGTCGAGAAACGCATTGCTGCACTCGAAAAATTAGAAACAGAGCTGGAAATGTAA
- a CDS encoding PspA/IM30 family protein, translated as MGLLNRMGTVVKAKMNKLMDKMEDPRETLDYSYQKQLELLQNVKRGVAEVTTSKKRLELQKAKLNQNIDKLNGQARDAVKAGREDLARLALERKNELLSQVSSLDQQITDLNREQEKLQVAEKRLSAKVESFRTRKETIKAQYSAAEAQVKITESITGISEEMADVGLAVQRAEEKTENMKARSAALDELLEQGTLEDFTGKEDDIERELAKISATSSIESELASLKEEVGK; from the coding sequence ATGGGTTTATTGAATCGAATGGGGACTGTAGTAAAGGCAAAAATGAACAAGTTGATGGATAAGATGGAAGACCCACGGGAAACCCTGGATTATTCCTACCAGAAACAACTTGAATTGTTACAAAATGTCAAGCGGGGCGTTGCTGAAGTAACCACTTCCAAGAAACGGCTTGAACTGCAAAAGGCAAAACTGAACCAGAATATTGATAAGCTGAACGGGCAGGCCCGGGATGCTGTCAAAGCCGGCCGGGAAGACCTGGCACGACTTGCACTGGAGAGAAAGAATGAACTATTGTCCCAGGTCAGTTCCCTTGACCAGCAGATCACTGACCTGAACAGGGAACAGGAAAAACTCCAGGTCGCTGAAAAAAGACTGTCTGCCAAGGTAGAATCCTTCAGGACCAGGAAAGAGACCATCAAGGCCCAGTACTCGGCAGCAGAAGCCCAGGTCAAGATCACGGAATCGATTACAGGTATCAGTGAAGAGATGGCAGATGTAGGTCTTGCTGTCCAGAGGGCAGAAGAGAAGACAGAGAACATGAAAGCACGTTCCGCCGCACTTGATGAACTGCTGGAACAGGGTACGCTGGAAGATTTTACCGGCAAAGAGGATGATATCGAAAGGGAGCTTGCAAAGATAAGTGCCACCAGTAGTATTGAATCCGAGCTTGCATCACTGAAAGAGGAGGTAGGCAAATGA
- a CDS encoding DUF1614 domain-containing protein, protein MISKKDLHMFGLFGLMLLPICYLIYTNVLGSQWNIHPVLLILLLASMLVFSSTEIPVYRMRTKKPDLSQENIQLLGEFYSVPLEDEFDIGDELVFNTRITLNLGGFILPLLFSMYAVINNPGFAALEIMLIVVIATHLLTEFKSGIGMVIPDHIGLLPIPFALILDPGNIATVVLVSGVFGIVLGVILSLFNISEQNEGSAYINLGGVGNFRAIYITVIIAVLLSYFST, encoded by the coding sequence ATGATATCAAAAAAGGATTTACACATGTTCGGATTGTTCGGTCTCATGCTTTTGCCGATATGCTACCTGATTTACACCAATGTACTTGGCAGCCAGTGGAACATACACCCGGTCCTCTTGATCTTATTACTGGCAAGCATGCTGGTTTTTTCATCCACGGAGATACCTGTCTACCGAATGAGGACAAAGAAACCGGATCTTTCCCAGGAGAACATCCAGCTGCTGGGTGAGTTCTATTCAGTACCGCTCGAAGACGAGTTTGATATCGGTGATGAACTGGTGTTCAATACCAGGATCACGTTGAACCTGGGCGGTTTCATTTTACCGCTGTTGTTTTCAATGTATGCAGTGATCAATAATCCAGGTTTTGCAGCATTGGAGATCATGCTGATAGTCGTGATAGCCACTCACCTGTTAACTGAATTCAAATCCGGAATAGGTATGGTCATACCTGATCATATCGGGTTGCTCCCCATCCCCTTCGCACTGATACTCGATCCTGGTAATATTGCCACTGTAGTACTTGTTTCAGGTGTATTTGGTATCGTATTGGGAGTTATCCTGTCGTTGTTCAATATATCTGAACAAAACGAGGGCAGTGCATATATTAACCTGGGCGGTGTCGGTAATTTCAGGGCAATATACATTACCGTGATAATTGCAGTACTACTGTCTTATTTTAGTACATAA
- the eno gene encoding phosphopyruvate hydratase, with protein sequence MVFEIEKVYAREILDSRGNPTVEVDISTYCRDTRSRGFGRASVPSGASTGSNEALEMRDRDKRYRGKGVLSAVHNVNAQLGPEIIGMDARRQREIDLMMIELDGTQNKSVLGANAILGVSLAVARAAANSLNIPLYQYLGGTNSFTLPVPTLNIINGGQHAGNDLSIQEFMIQPKGAETFREGLRWAAETYHVLGDILKEKYGSGATNVGYEGGYAPPLSITADAMDAITDAIDMAGYTEDDITIGIDAAASSFYKDGKYYIDGEQLNAGELVDYYLDLVNTYPVYLIEDAFEEEAFMDFANLTEELPNTIIVGDDLFVTNVERLKIGIEMGACNSLLLKVNQIGSLSEAFDAATTAHHNGYSVVVSHRSAETEDTMIADISVALGAELIKTGAPARSERTGKYNQLMRIEEELGEAAHYMRI encoded by the coding sequence GTGGTTTTTGAGATTGAAAAGGTATATGCAAGAGAGATACTGGATTCCAGAGGAAATCCAACCGTAGAAGTTGATATATCAACATATTGTCGCGATACCCGGTCAAGGGGTTTTGGACGGGCCAGTGTTCCCAGTGGTGCATCTACCGGTTCGAATGAAGCACTTGAAATGCGTGACAGGGATAAACGCTACCGTGGCAAGGGAGTACTTTCAGCTGTCCACAACGTGAATGCTCAACTGGGTCCCGAGATCATAGGAATGGATGCGCGGCGTCAGCGGGAAATTGACCTGATGATGATAGAACTGGACGGTACACAGAATAAGTCCGTCTTGGGTGCCAATGCCATCCTGGGTGTAAGTCTTGCAGTGGCCCGTGCGGCAGCCAATTCATTGAACATCCCACTCTATCAGTACCTTGGAGGCACAAATTCATTCACCTTACCGGTCCCAACCCTCAATATCATAAACGGTGGACAGCATGCCGGCAATGACCTTTCAATTCAGGAATTCATGATACAGCCGAAAGGAGCCGAGACCTTCCGGGAAGGATTAAGGTGGGCTGCAGAGACCTACCATGTCCTGGGTGATATCCTCAAGGAAAAATATGGCTCAGGAGCTACGAACGTAGGTTACGAAGGCGGATATGCCCCGCCGTTGAGTATTACTGCAGATGCTATGGACGCCATAACGGATGCCATTGATATGGCCGGGTATACCGAAGATGATATCACCATTGGTATTGACGCTGCAGCTTCATCCTTCTATAAAGATGGCAAATACTACATTGATGGCGAACAGCTAAACGCAGGCGAACTCGTTGATTATTATCTCGACCTGGTGAACACGTATCCTGTTTATTTGATAGAAGATGCTTTTGAAGAAGAGGCTTTTATGGATTTTGCAAACCTTACCGAGGAACTGCCCAACACCATAATTGTTGGAGATGACCTTTTCGTTACCAATGTAGAGCGCCTTAAAATAGGAATTGAGATGGGAGCATGTAACTCATTATTGCTCAAGGTTAACCAGATAGGAAGCCTGAGTGAAGCCTTCGATGCCGCAACCACCGCACACCACAACGGGTACAGTGTGGTGGTGAGTCACCGTTCAGCAGAGACCGAGGATACTATGATAGCCGATATCTCTGTGGCACTGGGTGCTGAACTTATCAAGACCGGAGCACCTGCCAGAAGTGAACGTACCGGTAAATACAACCAGCTTATGCGCATTGAGGAAGAGCTTGGTGAAGCGGCCCACTATATGAGGATTTGA
- a CDS encoding DNA-binding protein, which produces MASQYTREVAHRVFAQEFRDSDLSFKDSNDQYSPQYLLTPTGAKINRMFIVGTLTEKEDIGTDAEYWRARVVDPTGAFIIYAGQYQPEAARAIAEIEAPAYIAIVGKPSTYQTEDGTILTSVRPESVHVVDEATRGRWVVETAQRTIERINNLNGNSPDATKAREHYNTDVSVYKQMLVDALKEYSQD; this is translated from the coding sequence ATGGCATCACAATACACAAGGGAAGTTGCACACAGGGTGTTTGCACAGGAGTTCAGGGATTCCGATCTGTCCTTCAAGGATAGCAATGACCAGTATTCACCCCAGTATCTCTTGACACCTACCGGTGCAAAGATAAACAGGATGTTCATCGTGGGTACGCTGACTGAGAAGGAGGATATCGGAACTGACGCAGAATACTGGCGGGCACGCGTGGTAGACCCTACCGGCGCGTTTATCATATATGCCGGACAGTACCAGCCTGAAGCTGCCAGGGCCATAGCAGAAATAGAAGCACCAGCATATATTGCCATCGTGGGTAAGCCCAGTACATACCAGACCGAAGACGGTACCATCCTGACCTCGGTAAGACCGGAAAGTGTGCATGTGGTGGACGAAGCAACCAGGGGGCGCTGGGTAGTGGAGACTGCACAGCGTACAATAGAACGTATCAATAACCTCAACGGTAACAGCCCCGATGCCACAAAAGCCAGGGAGCACTATAATACTGATGTTTCAGTGTATAAACAGATGCTGGTGGATGCATTAAAAGAATACTCGCAGGATTGA
- a CDS encoding replication factor A (Replication protein A protects and stabilize the intermediate ssDNA that is generated by the unwinding action of a DNA helicase at the replication fork. In addition, SSBs prevent the formation of secondary structures by single-stranded template DNA.), with amino-acid sequence MIKETAKQIEGRFSQRGINIPGNEIESRLDKLVNEFKVPAEEAHRSVVNYFLKEYNIPRGDFYVRDNEVSTIKVNEITTDGRWVNLTVKVAQLWDNNHESIDQVGLIGDETGTIKFTKWARAELPALVEGKSYHFKNVVTSSYQGRFQINMNRTSQIEEIQKDIEIGTVDVEFTGAMVDIQAGSGLIKRCTECNRALIKGVCGEHGKVEGTYDLRIKAVIDDGLIVQDALVNREVTEQLTGITLDEAKQMATQELNQEVVLEKMAEKLLGKYYLINGPRLDRYILVEKVSPLTLMEAGKVNALLTQLEA; translated from the coding sequence ATGATAAAAGAAACAGCAAAGCAGATTGAAGGGCGTTTTAGCCAGAGGGGTATTAACATACCCGGTAACGAAATTGAAAGTCGACTTGATAAACTTGTGAACGAGTTCAAGGTTCCGGCTGAAGAAGCACACCGAAGTGTGGTGAACTATTTTCTTAAGGAGTACAATATCCCGCGTGGGGATTTCTACGTACGGGACAATGAAGTATCCACGATTAAGGTAAATGAAATTACCACTGACGGCAGATGGGTAAACCTCACGGTCAAGGTGGCACAACTCTGGGATAATAATCATGAGAGCATTGACCAGGTGGGCCTGATAGGAGATGAAACAGGCACCATCAAGTTCACAAAGTGGGCCCGTGCCGAGTTGCCTGCCCTGGTGGAAGGAAAGAGCTACCACTTCAAGAACGTGGTCACAAGCAGCTACCAGGGACGCTTCCAGATAAACATGAACCGCACCAGCCAGATCGAAGAGATCCAGAAGGATATCGAAATTGGCACTGTGGATGTCGAGTTTACCGGTGCGATGGTGGATATACAGGCCGGTTCAGGTCTGATAAAGCGGTGCACTGAATGCAACCGTGCTCTTATCAAAGGGGTCTGCGGTGAACATGGTAAAGTGGAAGGGACTTATGACCTGCGCATCAAGGCAGTGATAGACGACGGACTGATAGTACAGGATGCACTGGTCAATCGTGAAGTGACAGAGCAGCTAACCGGTATTACCCTGGATGAAGCAAAGCAGATGGCCACCCAGGAACTTAACCAGGAAGTAGTGCTTGAAAAGATGGCAGAAAAGTTATTGGGTAAATATTATCTGATCAATGGTCCAAGACTTGACCGGTATATACTGGTTGAGAAAGTCTCACCTCTCACGCTCATGGAAGCGGGTAAGGTTAATGCTCTTTTGACCCAGCTGGAGGCCTGA
- a CDS encoding NAD(P)/FAD-dependent oxidoreductase, with product MSNDIPEKGAIVQRDKETYAIAPHIPGGIMDVSMLRKIADVAEKYHASAIKITSAQRIAIVGLKADDLDSIWADLGMPAGAAIGLCVRSVKICPGTTFCKRGQQDAVGVGLKLDGLYHGMELPSKLKIGVSGCQNTCAESSVKDIGLIGTTKGWKLLAGGSSGIKPRIADVIAEGLDDAGAFELVDRIIEFMKNRGEKKRLGRLIDDMGLEEFKSAVL from the coding sequence ATGTCAAATGATATTCCAGAAAAAGGAGCAATCGTACAGAGAGATAAAGAAACCTATGCCATAGCCCCGCACATCCCCGGAGGTATAATGGATGTAAGCATGCTTAGGAAAATCGCTGACGTGGCCGAGAAATACCATGCCTCTGCCATCAAGATAACATCGGCACAGCGCATTGCTATCGTAGGACTAAAAGCAGATGACCTTGACAGCATATGGGCTGACCTGGGCATGCCTGCAGGTGCGGCCATCGGACTGTGTGTGCGTAGCGTGAAAATCTGTCCAGGGACTACGTTTTGCAAACGCGGTCAACAGGATGCAGTGGGGGTTGGCCTGAAACTGGACGGGTTGTATCACGGCATGGAACTGCCTTCCAAATTAAAGATAGGAGTATCGGGATGCCAGAACACCTGTGCAGAATCCAGTGTAAAGGATATCGGGCTTATCGGCACTACCAAAGGCTGGAAACTCCTCGCTGGCGGCAGTTCAGGTATCAAGCCCAGAATTGCAGATGTCATTGCAGAAGGACTGGATGATGCCGGTGCATTTGAACTGGTAGACAGGATCATTGAATTCATGAAGAACAGGGGCGAGAAGAAACGCCTGGGCAGACTCATTGATGATATGGGCCTGGAAGAGTTCAAGAGCGCAGTCCTGTAA
- a CDS encoding mechanosensitive ion channel family protein, whose product MFIVNSISFIKKTGKIGDYKWIFQVHCSKINGQCLSVLMYITRELNLQEILVPLIGASFLVGAAVALAVKDILSDAIAGIFIILDKHFDIGDEIETLNHRGEIISVTLRKTRIRTGENTVVVMPNGKIDSAGWILHEKRPPNKQP is encoded by the coding sequence GTGTTTATAGTCAATTCAATTTCATTCATCAAGAAAACAGGCAAAATCGGTGATTATAAATGGATATTTCAGGTTCATTGCAGCAAAATCAATGGGCAGTGCCTCAGTGTTCTTATGTATATTACCCGAGAGCTTAATTTGCAGGAGATTCTTGTACCATTAATAGGAGCCTCGTTCTTAGTTGGGGCTGCGGTAGCTCTGGCTGTAAAAGATATTTTATCAGATGCTATTGCCGGTATATTCATTATTCTGGATAAGCATTTTGATATTGGTGATGAGATAGAGACATTGAATCACAGAGGAGAGATAATAAGTGTGACTCTCAGGAAAACTCGTATAAGGACAGGAGAGAACACTGTTGTTGTCATGCCAAACGGGAAGATAGATTCTGCCGGTTGGATCTTGCACGAGAAAAGACCACCTAATAAACAACCATAA
- a CDS encoding DUF531 domain-containing protein, whose translation MLTLGLVNTYDKIKVLDAHYRSIARAAPIAYSYGFALALFDYPFGMNAEELCDYVADKTTIGRSGKYLLEMLEHNRFFVFDLPKKGFQPQFGVPVVTTSSPDPKKAITPAELADEIQQGGSYLMLVGLGHKGLPKELFERARYHLDITGAGIPLETCTAIGAVPAVLATLVGKKS comes from the coding sequence ATGCTGACGCTGGGATTGGTAAATACGTATGATAAGATCAAGGTGCTGGACGCCCATTACCGCTCCATTGCCAGGGCAGCACCCATTGCCTACAGCTACGGATTCGCGCTGGCGCTGTTCGATTACCCGTTCGGGATGAATGCGGAGGAACTGTGCGATTATGTGGCTGACAAGACCACTATCGGCAGGTCAGGGAAATACCTGCTTGAAATGCTGGAACATAACCGGTTCTTTGTGTTCGACCTGCCCAAAAAAGGATTCCAGCCCCAGTTCGGCGTGCCGGTGGTAACCACTTCCAGCCCGGACCCGAAAAAGGCTATTACCCCGGCGGAACTGGCCGATGAGATACAGCAGGGCGGGTCGTACCTGATGCTGGTTGGGCTGGGGCATAAAGGGCTGCCAAAGGAGCTGTTTGAGAGGGCCCGTTATCACCTGGATATTACGGGGGCGGGCATTCCGCTCGAGACGTGTACTGCTATCGGGGCCGTGCCTGCGGTGCTGGCAACGCTGGTGGGGAAGAAGAGTTAG